The Aspergillus nidulans FGSC A4 chromosome VIII genome contains the following window.
CTAACGGTTAACCGTTCGATGGGCCAAGATGCTGACTGCTGACAGCATGTTACGAATCCGATGTTATGAATGCAGATATTGGACGAAGTAAAATGGCGGTGATAAGGTTAAGCGATGAGGTGCTGGCGGACTCGCAATGGGGAAGACTGCAGAACAGAACACCATCCGGATTCTCAGAACACTGCAGCCATGGCGCAGGCTAGAGCCATAGACTGCTGGCAGGGTTGATATCGGAGAACTTCGTACAGAAACCCTCGGCTGGATTATCTCGCCTGACACAGTCGCAGACAATCAGACAAAGTACCAAAGTTGCCGCTGCCCAGCGCTCAGGGCCAGGTGGTACTTCCACCGTGACCTGTCCAACAGCAGTTAGCCCCAAGAGTACCGAGCACGTCGTGCATTGTGCTAGGTAAcataataataataaatgaGGATAAATGAAACGGCCCCAATGGCAATCTCCATAATCCAGGTCTATAGGTCTATAGGTAAGACGACAGCCTCGGTCTCGGAGTCTGGAATCTGGAGtcgttctctttctttttaaTGAGGCCAGCAGAAATACGACTTGATTATGCTGATGCATAAGCACCGGCCAAACTACTGACTGGCTATAGAGCTACGATTAATGGTGGGGCCGTGGGCAGTCGTTAGTTAGCACGTCGTCAACCACCAAGGCCATTGATGCCGAAGCATCGAGGGTAAGCCGGAAGTAGACAAGGCAGTTGTGAGAGTTGGCACCGCCTTTGCCGCCACACGCTTCGTGCATAAAGGAGAGCACCCCCTGAAGTTGTACGGTGCTCCCAGTAATCCTCTCACCGGGGCCGTGTTCCCTCGCTGGACTCTTACTACGCTGTCAAACTCTGCCATTCTCAACGACACCACGAATGAGCGGATCACTTGACGAGAAGCTTCACCACCTGGATCTCACCCTTGCTTCGCCTCGGAACAATGCAATCGGTTTATCCAGGCCTCGTTGGAAAATTCAACGTTACTGACGCTTTGCAGGAGTCCGCGGGATAAGCGTAGTGCAATGCCACTTAATAATGTACCTCAGATATACTGCCCCAGGGATATCACTCTGCGACGTAAATATCAGTCCTTGCTGGCGTTGGGGTTCCTTCATCCCTAACATGTGTTTAAGATCAACCAGTATCCCATAGGGCGCTGGTAGCCCGGGTGCAATTTCTGGTAACGCTGGTTTCAACTCATCCATTAGTGGCGACCCTGGCAGGGGTTCGACTACCATGCGATTTGTTCAGAACTTTTGCCTatcctgcaccttgacaTTGCTCGGTCAAAAGCGCAAAAAGCGAGGCTTGAGATAACTGCCCACAGGAATCTGATAGATGCAAGGAGCGTAGAACACCGCAAGGCGCGGTACGACGACACAGCCCGTAGTAATCGAGAATGCTTTCCCTGTTCGTATGGAGTATGAATACCAATGTCGTCTGGTGATGAGAACTGAAGTACTCAAGCCGCCAACCATGAGCGCCTGCATACGGCACAAGCAAATCGGACGTAAAATCAGTCAGAAAATGTTGCCGACGACTGCTGCTACCCATGAACGTCGGCAGTAGCGGATAAACATGCAGTGAGCATTGTGGTTAGGAATGCAATAGATTAGGTCGAATATTGAATTCAACCTTAACGTTCGTTAATAAGATGTCGCAAGGCGGAGCAAGAGATGCATTGTGGATAACCACGGCAACAGCAAGTCCGCGCTAAGCTTGGTCTCAACGAAGAGGTATCAAAAATAGTCGTcgtgacgatgatggcggaCCTAGATTGCAGGGGAGTTCCGTTCAaacgacgatgatgaattGATTATTCAAGAATGTCGTGTCGATCGGTTACCTgcaagcagctggaaaagcACACACCCCTTCCGTGGACGGTATCATCAACCATTCAAGGTTCGACTGCCGAATGAGCGACgcgcggaggaagaagtgtCTCGAACATTGTAAGCTGAGGCGATCAGAAGACTGAGTCTGCATCCAGGCTTAGGCTCTGACAAGGACCATCTAACCCCTGTTCGGGAGTGGTCACAAGCGGAGTTGGGAGGAGGGCATCGAAGCGAGATCAACGATGGCGCGGATGGGTTGTGAGAAAGTTGGCTAAGATCAGCGAGGCAGGCATCTAATTTGATTCCACGAACCGTCGAGTATCAACGGAGAGAAAGACGGGAAGGGATAAGATAGCATCCACGTCTATTGATTAATATCCACCGTGAGATGAAAGTGACGAGTGACCACTAGACTAACGACGTGGTAAATTGGATAATCTGGACGCGCCCCAGCGACGCGTCCAGATTGTCAACCGCCTACCGGAGGCCCGGAGTTAACCCAAAACTTCGAAGCCGAGCGGGTGCCCGGTGCACGCTGAGTCAGCGACTCTGCGGAGTCAGACTCTTTGTGGCGGTGACCAGGATTGGACGATGGAAAATCGGCGACCTACTCACGCTGTGGCGAGTTGGGCTTGACATTGAGCCTGTGGTCAGCAATTATGGGACTTGTCGAAATTAGCAGCGTTTCCTATTAGTTGGACAGTTGGACTAGCGGACAAAAAAAAGCAATTAATACTCCAGTGCTCCGAGCCACTGGGATTTTCAACCTGTGAAGGAAGTATGCTCCGTAGCTGCGGTATAGTACAGGCAACCTACCAATCGCGTAGCATCCTCACAGAGACCAGAGCTGGCAGTCGAGACTTGAAGGATTGCGTGCGGGACAGACAAAAAACATGAACTATTCCGTAATAATTACACATAAGACGCTTGGAAAGAGGTGAACAAGCCACGGAAAAGGAATATAGCGGCAGGTGAAACTGGACACGACACCGGAGATTGCCTTGAGGCTGACTGGGAATTCTCCATAtcacaagaagaaaaagccaAGATTGCAGTCCAAGGCGTACAAGACGGTGGATGAGACGTTGGAAGTTAATACTTTGATGGATCACAGCGGGCTACTGCGGCCGTACGAGAGATGGAAACAAACCTCCGCAAGCCGTGCCTATTATCAATATTATTGCATCGTGTCTTGAACTTTCCATCCCACTTCAGATCGTCATGGACACAGGATGCCGGGAcatctttctccatctgAGTATCGTTTCGTCGGCCGCTGCGCCTTTGAAGCGATCCAAGTGAATAAGCGCCAGCAAATGACACTAGCCAAGGTTCCAGATATAATGACAGAGTCTGGTATAATGACAGAGTCTGGTGATGATAATGACGATCAGTCATGGTATGGTTGATGAGAGTGATACGCAACTCATGGATAGATTAGACGATAATGATTCCTAGGCATCTTGGCCAATTGGCGATAAGTGGCACTCGCGCTCCACAGCCTCGGAGCACGTATCGGTGACTTGTTTCTACGTTGTGTTCTGGAACCTGGAACAGCCGGCAAACCCATGTTACAACTATCCAGGCGGTTTCGTTACCAAGCGGGCTAGTAACGGGCAGTAATAATCGGGCGATACTCGATACACTGAATCCATCAGACTATATAATCATGGTCAGCCTAAACCATAAACGGTAACTGGCTGCTTGTTGATTGGATCTGCTCCTCAATTTCGACGCCTCTACAAGTTCGACGCAAGACTGAGGTATCTCGTAAACTTAGGAGCCGGCGATCTTTATCTTGCTGTTTGTGTGAAGGCAGGCTCGCCACAGGCTCAGCTGAGGCAAGAGAAAGTTCGCTCGGACAGCTCAGATCAGGACGGGGATTATAAATGTATCAGGCTAGCAGTGTATTCAGGTTAGCCTGCCCCAATGTTGTTGTCTTCACCCGCCCGAAATGATCACATGATCGGCTCTATCTTAATAGAAGCAGGGATCAATCTGGAACAATCCGTTCCCTGGCCTGGCTGAGTTTCCCCCTTCAGAGCAAGCCGCAGACGAATCTTGGAGACCTAAACTTGAATAGGAAATAGTAGCGGAAGCCGATTACGAAGACTTGCTAATTATGGCCGACACTAGTACGGAATAGTAAGGAGCAGGGCTTGAATAGTGCAAGCGAGTTTGCCTACAAAGCGGCTTCCAGGGATGGGACGGATCCATGAGACTCCCGAACGCATTTCATGCCACTCATCCTTCAACTATGCCGTACTCGTCCTCAATCCTGCCCAGGTGGGGAGGCAGTGTTTCTTTCAAGCTGCATGCATCAACAAAGGTGTTTACGACCGTACTCCATAGATTAGCGCTATTGCAGGGTTGGCCCGAAAATGCTCGATAGGGGAAGAAACCCGGGAAACACAATTGTTAACCAAGACCAGGATGGTTCTGGGATTCCAGGCCTGTGGAATTCTTCCCTTGCACTTCTTTTCACGAAGTTACTAGGGGTGCTGTGTCGCTAGCCGCTGTTGGGCGACCAGACAGATGAGAGGCCGTATCGAGCTGTCTCCTGAGCGCATCGATCGTCTGCATTATTGTCCCTTTTATTGAACCACTTAGAAGCCAACACCTGCACTATTAATCAATCAGGTTGTCAACATCGACTCCTGAACTCTGAGCATTTAGCGCTCAGCTAAGATGCTCGATGCTGAACCTCTTGTTGATTGTAGCCTGTAAGGCGTAATTCCGCGGCCCATGGCGAAGGCCAGGATTCTGCGCATTCGTTGGAAGAGCTTGTATCTCTTACACTGAGTTGACTTCTATTGTCACTGAATGCGGAGACGTAATGTACCCAGACGGTCCAGAGATGAAAACATCGATACTGGTCCTCTATTGCATCTCTTTTTCCTGGAACAGCTATTGAGACGACTGAAGCTTATAGGGTTCAGCAGCGTCCAAGCCGACGATTATTGATTATTGGCATACTTTGTCGACTCATCAGCATGACGATACCTGTACCGCGTGTTTGGGGGTTTCTCCATCGCACCGCCAGCCTCTTAGCATCCTCTTACTTCGCATTCAGCCTTTCATTAAATTGGGATGGATCATATCCGACCCAAATATTCGAGGTTGCAGGTTGTAGATAGAGTGGTGTATGCCTGAGCGAGAAGGGTGGCCCCGAATTATGGGCGAGTTGGAGGAAAGGCAGCTCGAAGGCTAAACCGAACCCGGTTACAATGATACGTCGCCAACGAGTAATATCGCGTCCAGGTGCACTAGCCAGCGACCTTGACGTGCTGTGACCGCTGTGACCGCTGTTGGGCAGAGAAACTGGAATCAGCAACTGCACCTTGATGGATCGTCAGCTGGGTGGCTCTTTGTGACAGACCCAGCCCCGATGATAGCTGAGTTACTCGGCGGTTATCCCACTGAAGTTTGACCTTTGATTAGCCTCGCGACAAAGAACAGGATTGGGCCAGTCGTTGCAACTGTGCTCCGAAAAAGCGGGTGGTCAGGATGAGGAATTATGGATGCTGCAGTAAAAGGTAATTTGTGGGCTTGGCCAATACACGGAACTTCGCGGCCAGAGTCAAAAGTGTACTGCAGATGTGGTGAGTCTGGTTTGTCTGGTTGGGTGGATGAGCCTTTGCCTCAGCTCGGTTCGACCAGAGGTGAATCCCCAATTCGTACACACGGCTAGTCTTGTTCTTTCTGCGCGGAAAATTGTGCTCGTTTACCTCGTCCTGTTTCGCCCGGGTTCCAAGGACGAAGGGCGCTTGTTGTGGCTCCAGCGTCCAACCCCCAGCAGTCACAGGAAGCTGAACGCGGCGATCTCATTGGACTGTTGTCGGCTGCCAGTTTGCTTACGCATGCGAAACTGCTCGTAAAGCTGATACCCATCCATGCTCGCGCTGTGTCCAGAATCCAGATGCCTTGCATGCACCAGCTTATGACCTGGTGGTCTCACTCGTGCAGTGGATAGGTACTTCGTCTGTGATTGTGAGTCCTCAATTCCTACCAGATTTGCTCCACCTGCAGATGGCGTCTCCTGAGCGTTTTACGCTCTTTCCCCCCTACTGTCCAACGCCAATTTTTCTCTGCCGGCGTCCAGATGATGATTATTGATTGTCTGCCGCCTACCGCCTACCGCCTACCGCCTACCACCCAGCCTCTTCTGAAGTCCTGGAATTCTGGTCATACTGTGACATATTTTACCCACCACTCCACGTCGTAGCGTCCCACCTTGCTGGCTGTACCACTAAGCCGGCGGCCTGCCTCGCCTCCCAGCCAAACTTCCTGCCAAGCCGAAGTAACTGGTAACCTTGTATCTGGGTCTCGTAACATTCGATAAGATTCGTATGATTCGTATGATTCGTATGATTCGTATGATTCGTATGATTCGTATGATTCGTATGATACGATAGTACGAGGCTGTTGACGCGGACGACCAAAGTCGACCAAAGTATGCTTGCGGATTGTGGTTGCCAGGATTCCTCTGATTTTTCTGATTTCTCTAATCCCTCTGGCTTCCGCGAGCTCGGGCTCGGTGATCAACAGCAGGTTAGTCGTGCTGAGCAATGCCCCGGCCCCTCCCTGGGCTGGTGTCGCCCCCTTCCTGGGCGAGGCAGGCAGGCCACGCAccgaaaaggaaagaatTCCAGGTGGCCCCGGCACCAGAACTCCAGGAGGACACCAGCACAGTGCACCACACAATGGTCGCAATGGTCGTTGCAACTTCAAATAATTCTAATAAATGTTTTTATGTGACGCTCAGCTAGGCGTTGCCACTATTATTGGATCGCCGATGGGGCTGACAGAGTCAGTTGGCCAGACTATTCACTCTCAGATCGTGACCAAGTCTTCGTGGGCTTTCTTCCGTCCCTTCCATCCCTCCATCCCTCTTCCCTGATTCACTGACTCACTAACAACGCCCCCCGTTCTTTGGTTCTTTGGAGGCGCCTCTTTCTGAGACCAGTTCTGCAGCCTCCTACTGGCCAGACAACTTCTCTGTCGCATGCATCATCCACTTGTTCCTTCCCTCTCCCCGTCCCCATCCCCATCCCAAtccatcccattctcacCTCACCATCCCCGCCGCTCTGACATCAATCGGTATTTCACAATTTCACAATCTCCTGCCTGTTCCAAGACAAAAGGAGGATCAGCCCTTTGGACCTGCGTCCGGCTCAAACTCTGTCCGTCTTGGACACTTCCGGGCGGGGCTAACCTCGTTCGACGGTCGACCGGCACCGTCAGTCCCTCACAGGCTCACAAGGGCCACACCTCACACCCTGGCCAGAGCGGAGCTTTTCACGATGTCCCGTGCCATTATTTGCTGCTGGCTCAAAGGTGATGTCTTGACTTCATCTACGAGACTATGATCCTCTTATCGTATACGCACTGGTGTTTTCTTTCACTTAAAATTTCcgtttcttttttcttttttttttttttttcttagTCGCATCCATTATTATTAGTATTCCATTCTTTCCTGTTCCATCGATTATTCCTTTTTTGCTTTCGATTTTAAATCCGGTCCTGTCTCCAGGTCTATGGATCTTGTTTTCTATACTAAACCGTTTCTTTAAAATTCCGCCTCCCATTTGCTGTTCCCAATATTGAATTATTAAAATTATTTTATTTTCCATTTTCCCTCTCACTTGCCTTTTTGGTTTAGCTCGCTGCTGGCTACAACTCTGGATGGTCGCGGTCCATACCTAACTCCATCCGAAACTCGCTTTCCTTATATTATTCTTCAGTGTCTGTTTCTATATGTATGACATGACCGCCTGAGGTCTTCATTGCTATGCAACCGATCATCTCTGCTCTGGGCTGGCGGACCGTACGACTTACCCCTTCAACGTGCCTTCATTCCTTTGACAGCCGACGCTGAATGTTGTTACTGGATCCGCCTGGCCTGGTTACGACCTACTGCTACTATACTAGTTGAGTGTCAATAACAACATTGATCCGTTCAACAACAGCCGCTTTCAAATGAGATTTCCATGACAGTCGAGCTTCCACAGACTCCttccttccccttctccgctCTCGCTAAATGTTCTCGCGGGCCTCACTTTCTTGCCATATGTATCCCACGGCGCAGCCAACGCTGTCGTACCTTGCTGCCCCTCCAATCACCCCGACGCTTCTTCACGACTCTCAGACAGACGCTTCGGCCTTCAACAAGCAGCATCACCAGAACCCATTGGACTTGCCTGACCTTTCTAGGACCGCTCCTTTCCGGGACGGTCTACCCACCCCACCAAACGATATGAATGGAGTCGCCTACAGCAACATCCATCACTATGGAGGGAAGCCGGACCCGTACACTGGCCCCGTTTACGGCGAAGGTCCTGCCTACCCCCGGATGAGCGCCGACTTGCTCAATCGAATGACCCGGCAAACTCAGCCGTCGCAACCAGCTCAACAATCGAGCAAACAAGCCCCTCGAGAGAGGGACGAACGGccaaaagagaaagagactTCGAAGCCTTCATATCTCCAGATTCCTCCCTCGATTAACAATGGGAAAGGAAGCCTACCGGATTTTGCTGCTCAGGTAAGGATACTTCGGGTATTTGATGGGCGCCAACGGGCTGACTGATTGGTAGATGACTTGCTTGTTTTGGTTCGAGAGCACGCCGAAGTTGAGGGCTGTTGAAGAAAACTCGGCTCACAGCCTCTCCCTTTGCCCTGAGGCAATCCCTACACCAGCGTTTCAGAAATGGGTTTCGAACATTCTCTCAACGACTCAAGTGAGCCAGAATGTCATTTTGCTGGCACTCCTCTTCATCTACCGACTGAAGAAGTTCAACCCTGCTGTGCGTGGGAAGAAGGGTAGCGAATATAGGTTGATGACAGTTGCGCTCATGCTGGGCAACAAATGTGGGTTCAGCATTCGCCTGGGTATTTCTGGTTTCTTTCGCTAATTGTTTACCAGTCCTTGACGACAATACTTACACGAACAAGACCTGGGCGGATGTGTCGAGGATATCAGTTCAGGAAATCCATGTCATGGAGGTGGAATTCTTAAGCAACCTCCGGTACAATCTCTTTGCGTCCGAGAAGGACTGGGCGCAATGGCATGTCAAGTTGGGGAGGTTTTCCGATTTCGTCAACCATGCACCTGTTGCTTCGGAAAATGATACACTTCCAACACCTCCAGTTCGTCTCCTCTCGCCAAATTCTGGTCCGACGCGAACCCAGGTGTCACCGACTTCATCCACCAGGCTTCCGTCACCCACTACCGAGCCCCTCCACCCGCAGACCTGGGCTCCCGTCAATGGGTCATATGGCACGGCTCACCAAGCCGCGAGCCAATTACCGCCAGTCAGTTCTCGAAAGCGGCGCTACGAAGAaccagttgaagagcagcatcCATCCAAGAGAATTGTCTTGCCACATGCGGTGCCgctcccttcttcaacacTACCACCTGCGAGTCAGATCAGCGCGCCGGCTCTGCCTCCGATGATGGCACCTACTTCAGCACCGCCTCAACAAAGCATCCCTGGACCTGTTTCACGACTGTCATCTAGCCACGCGTTTGTTCCGAGCGTTCCAGCTTCTATCCCTCAACTCTCCGCTGTGCCTGGTCGCCCTACTATGCCTCCTGTCTACAATCCCAGCACCTGGGCTCCACAGATTCCGGCGTCGACTGCGCCTCAGCCTCTCAATAATAGCGTGCCTACGCCGGCATTGTCTCTGCCTGATCCTTCTAGGCATCACAGTCCGTATCCTGTAACGTCAGCCACTATCTCTCCGGCCGTGTCTGCATACGGCGTTCACACCCCCACAACCCATCTCTCCCCGTCCTACTTTTTGGCGAACAGGAACTCTCCATACCGCCCGGTCCGCAGCGTCAACACCCTATTGATTCCTCCACCCTCTGCTTCCCTTGAGCAACAGCGCGCCATTCCTTTCCACCATATGCATTATCAGCCGCTGGGCAAGTCGACGGAACGTCGAACCGGCTTGCTACCTTACCTTCATCATGATGCGTGGCCTCAAGGCCCATATATTCCTCCCAGTTTTCATCATACACCACATTATGCACCCTGAGTTTCTCAGTTTACGCCTCACGATTGATGACACCTACACCTTCGCCTGATATCTCTTTCCCCTATGTATTACACAGTCTTTCCCCTTCTACCATGTACAGTTAcac
Protein-coding sequences here:
- a CDS encoding protein clgA (transcript_id=CADANIAT00001537) — its product is MYPTAQPTLSYLAAPPITPTLLHDSQTDASAFNKQHHQNPLDLPDLSRTAPFRDGLPTPPNDMNGVAYSNIHHYGGKPDPYTGPVYGEGPAYPRMSADLLNRMTRQTQPSQPAQQSSKQAPRERDERPKEKETSKPSYLQIPPSINNGKGSLPDFAAQMTCLFWFESTPKLRAVEENSAHSLSLCPEAIPTPAFQKWVSNILSTTQVSQNVILLALLFIYRLKKFNPAVRGKKGSEYRLMTVALMLGNKFLDDNTYTNKTWADVSRISVQEIHVMEVEFLSNLRYNLFASEKDWAQWHVKLGRFSDFVNHAPVASENDTLPTPPVRLLSPNSGPTRTQVSPTSSTRLPSPTTEPLHPQTWAPVNGSYGTAHQAASQLPPVSSRKRRYEEPVEEQHPSKRIVLPHAVPLPSSTLPPASQISAPALPPMMAPTSAPPQQSIPGPVSRLSSSHAFVPSVPASIPQLSAVPGRPTMPPVYNPSTWAPQIPASTAPQPLNNSVPTPALSLPDPSRHHSPYPVTSATISPAVSAYGVHTPTTHLSPSYFLANRNSPYRPVRSVNTLLIPPPSASLEQQRAIPFHHMHYQPLGKSTERRTGLLPYLHHDAWPQGPYIPPSFHHTPHYAP